Proteins encoded within one genomic window of Ovis aries strain OAR_USU_Benz2616 breed Rambouillet chromosome 1, ARS-UI_Ramb_v3.0, whole genome shotgun sequence:
- the LOC114118278 gene encoding nucleosome assembly protein 1-like 1 gives MADIDNKEQSELDQDLDDVEEVEEEETGEETKIKARQLTVQMMQNPQILAALQERLDGLVETPTGYIESLPRVVKRRVNALKNLQVKCAQIEAKFYEEVHDLERKYAVLYQPLFDKRFEIINAIYEPTEEECEWKPDEEDEISEELKEKAKIEDEKKDEEKEDPKGIPEFWLTLFKNVDLLSDMVQEHDEPILKHLKDIKVKFSDAGQPMSFVLEFHFEPNEYFTNEVLTKTYRMRSKPDDSDPFSFDGPEIMGCTGCQIDWKKGKNVTLKTIKKKQKHKGRGTVRTVTKTVSNDSFFNFFAPPEVPESGDLDDDSEAILAADFEIGHFLRERIIPRSVLYFTGEAIEDDDDDYDEEGEEADEEGEEEGDEENDPDYDPKKDQNPAECKQQ, from the coding sequence ATGGCAGACATCGACAACAAAGAACAGTCTGAACTTGATCAAGATTTGGATGATGTTGAAGaagtagaagaagaagaaactggtgaagaaacaaaaatcaaagcgCGTCAGCTGACTGTTCAGATGATGCAAAATCCTCAGATTCTTGCAGCCCTTCAAGAAAGACTTGATGGTCTGGTAGAAACACCAACAGGATACATTGAAAGCTTGCCTAGGGTAGTTAAAAGACGAGTGAATGCTCTCAAAAACCTTCAAGTTAAATGTGCACAGATAGAAGCCAAATTCTATGAGGAAGTTCATGATCTTGAAAGAAAGTATGCTGTTCTTTATCAGCCTCTGTTTGATAAGCGATTTGAGATCATTAATGCCATTTATGAACCTACAGAAGAAGAATGTGAATGGAAACCAGATGAGGAAGATGAAATTTCGGAGGAGCTAAAAGAAAAGGCCAAGAttgaagatgagaaaaaggatgaagaaaaagaagatcccAAGGGAATTCCTGAGTTTTGGCTGACCCTTTTTAAGAATGTTGACTTGCTCAGTGATATGGTTCAGGAACACGATGAGCCTATTCTGAAGCACTTGAAAGATATTAAAGTGAAGTTCTCAGATGCTGGTCAACCGATGAGTTTTGTCTTAGAATTTCACTTTGAACCCAATGAATATTTCACCAATGAAGTGTTGACAAAGACATATAGGATGAGATCAAAACCAGATGATTCTGATCCCTTTTCTTTTGATGGACCAGAAATTATGGGTTGTACAGGGTGCCAGATAGattggaaaaaagggaagaatgtCACTTTGAAAACGATTAAGAAGAAGCAAAAACACAAGGGACGTGGGACAGTTCGTACTGTGACCAAAACAGTTTCTAATgactctttctttaatttttttgcccCTCCTGAAGTTCCTGAGAGTGGAGATCTGGATGATGATTCTGAAGCTATCCTCGCTGCAGACTTTGAAATTGGACACTTTTTACGTGAGCGTATAATCCCAAGATCAGTGTTATACTTTACTGGAGAAGCTattgaagatgatgatgatgattatgatgaagaaggtgaagaagcggatgaggaaggggaagaagaaggagatgaggaaaatgaTCCAGACTATGACCCAAAGAAGGATCAGAACCCAGCAGAGTGCAAGCAGCAGTGA